One segment of Triticum aestivum cultivar Chinese Spring chromosome 2A, IWGSC CS RefSeq v2.1, whole genome shotgun sequence DNA contains the following:
- the LOC123187939 gene encoding uncharacterized protein, translating into METPNEVTSYSSLSKIDSYHSQAAPMSDLAPENTYPVYDYLYEPSLEPDFPSEYGSREDPFPTAQASSTINLKTVLGGLAAIVSRPSKIGDDASRQQSFSMDVSFLGAGKDGDLHSSVCVPSAPPLLEANALQFSAYREVLQADPPEWLPDSSTSVCLQCSCPFTALTRGRHHCRFCGGIFCKECSKGRCLMPMKFRLRDPQRVCDACYDRLDPLQALLINYNSNAMQPAKHDVMDWTSTRSWLNLPVGLSMEYEIYKATNTLRKYCQVSRLNPEKSIPSSILKGAKGLAVLTVAKAGAVLTYKMGTGLVVARRSDGSWSAPSAILSVGLGWGVQIGGELTDFIIVLHDLKAVKAFSSRMHLSLGAGLSAAAGPIGRALEADVRASEKGSGICYTYSCSKGAFVGVSLEGNVVTTRPDTNLRFYGDAYVTTTDILFGRVEKPRAAQPLYSALDDLFSKMVC; encoded by the exons ATGGAGACCCCAAATGAAGTGACATCGTACTCATCCCTCTCCAAAATTGATAGCTACCACAGCCAGGCGGCTCCTATGTCCGATCTAGCTCCAGAAAACACATACCCAGTGTATGACTATCTCTATGAGCCATCTCTGGAACCAGACTTTCCATCTGAATATGGTTCAAGAGAAGATCCCTTTCCGACAGCTCAAGCTAGCTCAACTATCAACCTGAAGACCGTTCTAGGTGGTCTTGCTGCAATTGTTTCGCGTCCAAGCAAGATTGGGGATGATGCATCACGGCAGCAAAGTTTCAGCATGGATGTATCATTTCTAGGTGCTGGCAAGGATGGTGATTTGCATTCATCTGTTTGCGTTCCGAGTGCACCGCCGCTACTTGAGGCAAATGCTTTACAGTTCAGTGCATACAGGGAGGTGCTTCAGGCAGATCCCCCGGAATGGTTACCGGATAGCTCTACCAGTGTATGCCTGCAGTGCAGCTGTCCTTTCACAGCTCTGACTCGTGGAAGGCACCATTGCCGCTTCTGTGGAGGTATATTCTGCAAAGAATGTTCCAAGGGAAGATGCTTGATGCCCATGAAGTTCAGACTGCGTGATCCTCAGAGAGTGTGTGATGCTTGCTACGATAGACTTGATCCACTCCAGGCCTTATTGATCAACTACAACAGTAATGCCATGCAGCCTGCCAAACATGACGTCATGGATTGGACAAGTACGAGGAGCTGGTTGAATTTGCCTGTTGGATTATCAATGGAGTATGAAATATACAAGGCAACAAACACACTGAGGAAATATTGCCAG GTTTCTAGATTAAATCCTGAGAAGTCAATACCATCATCTATCCTCAAGGGAGCAAAGGGGCTTGCTGTGCTCACAGTGGCCAAAGCAGGTGCAGTTCTTACGTACAAAATGGGCACTGGTCTTGTAGTTGCTCGCCGATCAGATGGATCATGGTCTGCGCCATCAGCGATTTTATCTGTTGGATTGGGATGGGGAGTGCAG ATTGGAGGAGAATTGACAGATTTTATAATTGTGCTTCATGATCTTAAAGCTGTCAAGGCATTCAGCAGCCGCATGCATCTTTCTCTTGGGGCAGGATTGAGTGCGGCAGCAGGACCAATTGGCAGAGCCCTTGAAGCAGATGTTCGAGCAAGTGAAAAAGGTTCTGGGATATGCTACACTTATAGCTGCAGCAAAG GTGCCTTTGTTGGGGTCTCCCTTGAAGGAAATGTCGTGACAACAAGACCAGACACCAATCTGCGCTTCTATGGGGACGCCTACGTGACCACGACCGATATCCTGTTTGGGAGGGTGGAGAAGCCCAGAGCTGCGCAACCCTTGTACTCGGCTCTCGATGATCTGTTCTCAAAAATGGTTTGCTAG